Part of the Chitinivibrio alkaliphilus ACht1 genome is shown below.
GCGACGAAAATCGTAGAGGCTGAGTACACGGTCACCGATATCATCATCGTCATCGCTGTCATAATCAATAGAAAATGATTCATCAAAGGAGGGCTCTTCAGGCAAAGATTCTGCAACGGGGGCATCACCATGGGAAGGGCTCTCTTCTACATCATCTTCATTTACCGCAGAGAGAAGCGCATCTATTTCATCTTGAGAAAGGATATCACTCATGGTCGCCTCCTTGTCCTGTTATTGTACTATGTACTCAGTAATATATACATTACTGAACTGCCCAGCCCCTGAAGGTAGGGAGTTATTAAAACGAATGAGCAGGTCTGAGCTAATATTTTTCTGAGCCGAAGGATCAAGCACTTCCCGCAACGTAAGACCGGACAAATAGTGTATTGCCGTTGATTTTAAGTGGCTGATACGGTTTGTCGCAACAGAAAGGAGATTTCGGTTCTCACGAAGATCTGGATCATAGGCAAGTTCAATGCGTACTTTGAGAAACCGAGATCCTTCAGTTCCAGATATATTTACGACAGTCTCAAAGGCTGCATCGCTGAGTATTACCTCATTGCCTGAGGCTCGCTGTTGCTGTTGTTGCTGTTCTACCTCTTGTTCCGGTGTCTCTTCCTGTGCCATATCATCACCCTGCGGAGCATGGATAAAACGGATTGTTGCAAAGACAATAAGGCCTTGCACGAGAATTATTCCGAATATTAGGCCAAGAAGCAGCGGTAGATTCCCCTTTTTCTCGGGTTTTTCCTGTTTCTGCTCTTTTTCTTCTACTTGTTCTTTTTCATCAGCCATAGGGCACTCCAGTTATCAGTCGGTGAAATCTACATATATTTCAATTCGTCGGTTTTTTTGTCGATTTTCTGCACTTGTATTTGGGACAAGAGGCCGATACTCTCCGTATCCGACGGCACTCAGTTTTGCCGGGTCTATACCCCGTCCATACAGGTATTGTACCACCGACAGGGCACGGGCCGAGGATAGTTCCCAATTTGAGGGGTATTGCGGCGTACTGATGGGGACATTGTCCGTATGTCCCTCAACACGAATTGCCTTTTGAGGGATATCCTCAATGGTGGTCATGACCGTCTCCAATATTGTCATAAATTCATTTTTTAGTTCAGCACTTCCCGGATCAAAGGTGACAGGGTCATTAATGATAACCCCAATTCCTTTCTCCGTCACCTTCACACGGACGGCATCTTCAAGAAACTCATCCTGCTGTGTTACTTCACGGATACGCATGGCCGCATTCGCAGCAATCCGCTTGTTTTGGTCATCTCCTCCGAGGCGCGGACGAAGGACTTCCTGCTGCACAGCAACTGTAGGAAGGCTTTCTAAAACACCACTGAGGGCATTTTGAAAGGAGGAGGCAGCAATATCAAATTTTGCCGGATCAACCTCCGCCATGGAAAGAAGCAGTACAAAAAAGCAGAGTAAGAGGGTCATCATATCGCCGTAGGTGGCCATATACTCCGGTGAGCCCTGCTTACACTCCTCCTGCTTGCATTCTTCTTGGTCCGCCATCTTAGTCTTCCTCCATTATTTCAGCACGAGCAACGGGGTTAAGAAAGGCTGCTAAACGCTGTTTTACAATCCGGGGATTATCCCCTGTTTGTAATGCCATAATTCCCTCAAGCATAAGATTTTTCACCATAATCTCCTGTCCCGATTTTTCAGACAAGATGTTTGCCACGGGAGTACAAAAGGCATTTGCCATGAGAGAGCCGTAGAGAGTTGTGATCAGAGCAACCGCCATGTTTGGTCCAATGGTTGAGACATCATCCATACTTCCCAACATAAGGATCAGTCCTACGAGGGTTCCAATCATGCCCATGGCAGGAGCAATGGTTGCCATAAACTCAAACATCTGTGCGCCCCGTTTATGTCGATCTTCTATGAACGTTATCTCCGTTTTAAGAATATCCCGAATAATTTCCGGTTCTGTGCCGTCTACAGCGAGGCCGATTCCTTTTTTCAGAAATTCATCATCCAGTTTTTGAGCCTTATCTTCAAGGGCTAGGATTCCTTCACGACGAGCCTGGTCGGAGAAATCGACGAGGGTGGTAATAGACTCTTTCGGTGCAACCTTTGATGAAGAAAAGGCTTGCTTTATTAAGGCCGGCAAGGTTTTTATACTTTCCAGAGGATAGGCAACAACCGTTGCTGCAATGGAGCCGATAATAACGATTTGCAGCGAAGGGATATCGATAAAAGTACCCAGCTGACCAAAACCCATGCCCATAAGAATAAAGAGCCATGCCGTAAAAAGTCCTGCAATATTGCTGATACTCATGCCTTACTCCTCTCGCGTCATATGGCGCACGGTAAGCTCTGTACGACAGTTTGTAAAATAGGTAACGCACTTATCCACAACTTCCTCGGGGGTTTCACGTACCACATATACCTTTCCCGTGGTAAGACGAATTACCGTATCCGGCGTTTTTTCAACGGTTTCAATATAGGCGGCATTTACTACAAATTCTTTGCCCTTTAGCCGTGTTACATAAATCATACCCGTGTCCTTTTTCCTCTAATATATATCCTTTGTTACCGTCCCCTGCTCAGTAAGAGGTATTCTTCTTTTTCAAGAATACTCCTTACAGAGAAGGGGGAGAGTATCTTTTCTCTCCCTCTATTTTATCGTACTAAATTAATTAATTCATCCAGTAATTGATCTGACTTTGTTATTACCCTGGAATTAGCCTGATATCCTTTCTGAATGGTAATTAAATTGGTAAATTCTGTGGATAATTCAACATTTGACATTTCAAGCGCTCCTGGCTTGATTGAAGAGGTAGAGCCCTTTTGAGCCTCCTGCAACACAGCTTCACCAGAATTGCTGGAAACACCGTACATACTATCTCCCAGACGTTGAAGCCCCGAAGGATTACGAAACTCCGCCACGAGAATCTTGGCGATGGTCTTGTTGGTTCCATTGGTATAGGTACCATCAACAGATCCATCCTCAGAGATAGATATCTGGTCCAGTATCCCCATGGCATAACCATCTTGTTCTTTTGCCGCAGTAGTTGTTGGAGAACTGAACTGGGTGATTCCCTCAAAATTACCGGGACTCCCCGTTTTGAGATCGAGACTTACATTGGCCGATCCATTCATGGGATCAAATTGAAAGCGGGATACCCCATCATCAAAGGTCCAGGATGATGGGGAACCGTCTTGTCCAAATTCGATGGTGCCCTTATTTCCACTGATAATATTTTGATCACCCTCCATGGAAATCTCCCACAACCACTTGTTTGGCTCTCCCGTATGGGTAAAGGTGGTGGTCATGGTGTGAGCTTGCCCCGATTCATCATACACCTCGATGGACGTTGCGTGCACAGCCGTGTCCCGGGCACTTTGCACTTCTGTCAAAGAGAGGTTACTGTTGAAGGGGTTGGGGGCGGTTTCAGACTGGTTCGAATTACGGGCACTGATGGCAATACCGTTGAGCGCAAAGGATTCTTGAGCTTGGCCCCGGATCATAATTGCTCCAGCGGGAGCTCGTTTATCCCCATCGGCGGCACGGTTCAGCTCCACTGTCGGTACATCAGTTCCGTCGCTTCCCACAACTGTTTCGGGGAGATTTAAGGCCTTTTGGATTACATCAAGAAATTCTCCCATGGTGGTAAAGTCGGTACCGTATACCACGGGGTCAAAATTAATAGTTTCGGATCCAATACTGCCAGCAATATTGAGTTCATCCCCCGGTTCGAGTCCGAGATCACGGCCTGCTGCATCGAAGAGATCGGTGATATCATGATCTTCCGTGGCAGGAGTCATGGCTTGTCCGCTTGATGTGTTGTTGTCACCGGTAATACTTGTCCAGTTAAAGAGATTTTTTACATAGGTATCGGAGGTGGGGCGTGTGGCGTTTCCGATAGATATACTGGAGATTGTATCTCCACCCAGCCCATCAATTTCAAGTTGCCCTTCTCCATTTATGGTGACCGAAGCCCCGCCGATACCCGGACCGTCGGTTCCATCCTGGAGAGACTCTTCAAGCCAGTCAGCAAGATCCGCCATGGTTTCTATCTCGTCTGAACCATCACCAACGCGCACCTCAAAACGATAGCTTCCAGCTCCATCGTTGATGTCAATGCGCAAGGTGTCATCGTCACGGATATTGAGGAGATTCCCATTTTGATCGTTCAAGCCCGTTAAAAGGTTGTCCCCTTCAGCCAAGGCAAGAAATTTGCCTGTGTGAAGGATTGTTCCTAGACCAGCAGAGTCTTTATTGAGATTACTGGAAAACCCAACCTCAGAGGTTGCATTTGCAGGGGCCTTTTCTCCAAAGGGAATACGAACATCTCCTGGAACTGCCTTGGAGGGAATTCGTCCATCGGGATCTGCCATCAGCCCTTGAATGGTGTAACCGTTGGTCGGAGAAACCAATCGACCACCTCCATCAAGTTGTAATGAACCATTTCTGCTGTAGTAGGTTCCTATGCCATCGGAAAAGGCAAAAAATGCATCTCCTTCTATGGCGAGGTCGGTGATTTGGCCCGTAGACTCAAGAGCGCCTTGACTAAGAATGGTATCAACCGAGCCGATTCCCATACCGAGACCAACTTGCATTGGGTTTGTGCCGCCTCGTTCTCCAGGAGGACGGGTAGCTCCTTGAAGGGTTTGGTACATGTGTTCTTTAAAGGTAACGCGCTGTCCACGATACCCGGTGGTGTTTACATTGGCAATATTGTTTGACGTAACATCCATGGAAACCTGATGGTTTCGCAATCCTGATGTACCGCTATAGAGTGACCGTAACATACAAAACTCCTTGTGGAATTGTGCAGCCCGGGCGGAGTATCAATCGGTCAACCCCGCAAAGCTTCCCGTTAGAACGGGACCGGCTATTCCGCAAATGCTGCACTGTCAATATTTGTAAAGACATCTTCATTCATCATTGCACTGTCCATGGCAGTGACAACGGTTCTATTTTTCACATTCACAATAAAGGCTGAGTCTTTCATAAGTAGGAGCGCATCCTTTCCTCCCTTCTCAGCAACTTTTTGTGCGGCTCGATTTAATTTTTCCTGAACCTCCTCGTTCATAGGTATGTTTCTGCTTTTAATACGATTTTCCGCATGGGCAGAGAATTTCAGTTCCTGCGGAGTTACTTTGTCTTTGAGCAGATCTCCAAAGGTAACCCCCGTATCGCGGTATTGCGTAATACGGCTCTGTATATTTTGGCCCTGTGGCGGGTCGATCCTTCTGGGAGAGCCTACTCCCGGCGTTTCCATTACAACCTCCTTTATTTATGATTTCGCTGAAAGCTCTATAATATCATCAAGGCGCACGAGACGTCCTCCTGCACTTAATTGCACCCCTTGTGGGGTGGTTCGTACCCCTGTGACGGTTGAATCCATGTAAAAGAATGGCTCGTCACTTCCTTCAAGGGAGACTGTATATTCTTCATCAGGGTCGCCAAAAAGAGGCACCGTCACTTCCCCTGACTCCCGAACATCCTGCTGCTGTACCACAACCCCCTCTGAGTCACGTACCACGAGGTTTGCCTGGGGAGCCCCGTTGAGATCAACTCGATAGGTTGCTTCTGTGTTGTTCGGTGAAGGACGATAGGATGGGGTGACACTGGTTCGCACATCTTTACCGACCAAATTTAAGGCTTGCCCCATGGTAAGCCCAGAAAATCCTGGTGAGTCTGTCTCCGTGTCACCACCTTGGGGTGATACTTCTAAGATATTACTCACTCCAATTTCCCGATCTGCCACCTGAAGCTTGGCTCCATCGCCAGTGTATCGCAGGCCCGTGACCGTATCTTGAACGAAGCAGTAGAGCTCATCGGCTGAATTTTTATTTTCCCGAACACGTAGCTTGTACTGGTCAAAATCAACCCGGTCACCCTGGGCTGTTACTCCATCCCAAGTGAAAACCCCCGCATTGCCTTCGGGGCCCCGTTCAACTTCAATTGTATCAACAACTTCATCTTCCCTGTCAACTATTTCTACATGTACCATATCGTGGCTTCCCATTTGTACATAGTAGGGTTGGTTTGTATTTCCCGTCCAGTTCATGGTATCTTGCAGAAGGCGTACCTCCTTACCCACAAGAGAGACAGCGGAAGCGTTATTCATAGAACGGGCTGTGTTATTTTGTATATCAAGGGAGCTTTGAAAGGATTTGTTCATATCCTGCAAAGATTCGCGCATGTTCGTGGAGGACTCAAGTTGTGAAAATTGTGCCAGTTGTGTCACAAACTCACGGTTATCCATGGGGTCCAAGGGGTCTTGATGACGCATCTGTTCCGTGAGAAGAAAAAGAAACTCATCTTGTCCCATGCCGTGATCGCTCGGATCAACAAAGGTATCACTATCGCGATCGCCCGTCACTTTCTTTGTCTCCAAGCCGCTCTCACCGATTCCGGCGGTGACGCTATAGGGGTCTTTCTTCGGGGTGAACATATTGTTCACTGATTCACTTACTCGTGTCATGTCATCCTCCCTTACACTATGTATTCAAAGGAATTTGTGCCAAATCTTCGTCCCGAGTCGCCACGAATCTCTGACAGAGTTTCCGCTGAGTTATCATACTCATTTTGCGGTAATTCATTTTCTGTTCTTTCTCTGCGGTTTTGTTTGTGCCCTCCCTCTTCATGAGAGAAGCCTCCCACATTTACATCTAAGGCACCCGCGGAGAGGTTGTGGTCTTGGAGAGCGTCACGGAGAAGCTGAAAATTACTTTCTACAATTTGTCGTACCTGTTGGCTCTCAACCTGAATACGGGCACTTACCACATCTTGATCAACCTGCATTCGTATTTGTACTTCACCCAAGTGATCTGGTTTTAGTTTTAAGGTGATGGCATGTACCCCCTCTCGCGGGGCATCGCTCATTTTGTCAGAGAGTTGTGTCATCACCGATATTTCTTCAATCCGTTCAGCCATTGTTTTCATCTGCTGCATATCGTCCAGGGAAGGGGTTGTTGCCTGTTCAGAAGTAATGAAAGAGCGGATTTGAGAGAGCTCTTGAGTACTTAGCCCCTCTTTTCGTAACCCCTCAAGGTGTATATCAAGCTCTTCAGATCCCGCCTGAACAGATGAAGTCTCCTTTGAGAGAGTCTCCTCTGGAGAGGGGACGTGCTTCTCTCCAAGAAGCAGCTCTTCTGTGGCTTCTTGGTTAAAGGGGTGTGCCTTGTCCGTGGGGAATTGCTCCTGGGCGTTTCTGTCTTGTATGAATTTGCGAGCCTGTTCCAATGATTCAGTGTTGTGTAAAAGGGGAGCGTCGAGATTTTTTGTATTGCGTTTATTTAGGGATTTTAATTTCCAGAAGGCATCTACATCTGCTTCTTCCATGGATTTTACTTTCTCTAAAGCCATGAGAAGCTCTTTTTTTCTGCAGGGAGTATGAGCTCCTGTATTTCCGCCCCGGCCTTTGTGACATGGGTAAAAAGATCCATGATCGTAGAGGTGTCTTTTTCTTCAGGCATGGTAGACGTATCTCCAGAGAGAGCGCTTTGTTCCATGAGGTTGTTGAGTTTCTGGGCGAGGGAATCAATCTGTTCTGCATCAACCGTAATGCCAAGGGATTCCTCCCTTGGTTCAAAATGAAAGAGGGACGGCGTATCGGTATTTTTTGCACGAAGTAGGAGATCCTCTACGTCCATGCCTGTTTCTTCAAGAATTTTTTTCGGAAGATCCGAAAGAAGGACCTCTTCCGTTTCAGGGGTGAGTGTATGGAGAAGAGCAGCCATGGTGCTGAGTTGTTCCTCCAGGGCGGAGAAGAGTTCCTGCGGAGATTCATGGAGTAAAAAGAGCTCTTCAAAGGTTGTTTCTTCGGGGATGAGGGGAATAAGAAAGGCATCTTCAAAGGCGGTAAGAATGTCTTCAATAATGGCTAAATCTTCCCGGGATATTTCTATCTTATCTCCCTGAGAATCTAATAGCTCCAAAGGAAAGAGCGCGTCGACCTCTTCCTCGTGCAGAGGGGCAAGTCCTTTGAGCTTG
Proteins encoded:
- a CDS encoding flagellar basal body-associated FliL family protein, encoding MADEKEQVEEKEQKQEKPEKKGNLPLLLGLIFGIILVQGLIVFATIRFIHAPQGDDMAQEETPEQEVEQQQQQQRASGNEVILSDAAFETVVNISGTEGSRFLKVRIELAYDPDLRENRNLLSVATNRISHLKSTAIHYLSGLTLREVLDPSAQKNISSDLLIRFNNSLPSGAGQFSNVYITEYIVQ
- a CDS encoding OmpA/MotB family protein, with the protein product MADQEECKQEECKQGSPEYMATYGDMMTLLLCFFVLLLSMAEVDPAKFDIAASSFQNALSGVLESLPTVAVQQEVLRPRLGGDDQNKRIAANAAMRIREVTQQDEFLEDAVRVKVTEKGIGVIINDPVTFDPGSAELKNEFMTILETVMTTIEDIPQKAIRVEGHTDNVPISTPQYPSNWELSSARALSVVQYLYGRGIDPAKLSAVGYGEYRPLVPNTSAENRQKNRRIEIYVDFTD
- a CDS encoding motility protein A codes for the protein MSISNIAGLFTAWLFILMGMGFGQLGTFIDIPSLQIVIIGSIAATVVAYPLESIKTLPALIKQAFSSSKVAPKESITTLVDFSDQARREGILALEDKAQKLDDEFLKKGIGLAVDGTEPEIIRDILKTEITFIEDRHKRGAQMFEFMATIAPAMGMIGTLVGLILMLGSMDDVSTIGPNMAVALITTLYGSLMANAFCTPVANILSEKSGQEIMVKNLMLEGIMALQTGDNPRIVKQRLAAFLNPVARAEIMEED
- a CDS encoding flagellar FlbD family protein gives rise to the protein MIYVTRLKGKEFVVNAAYIETVEKTPDTVIRLTTGKVYVVRETPEEVVDKCVTYFTNCRTELTVRHMTREE
- a CDS encoding flagellar hook-basal body complex protein — encoded protein: MLRSLYSGTSGLRNHQVSMDVTSNNIANVNTTGYRGQRVTFKEHMYQTLQGATRPPGERGGTNPMQVGLGMGIGSVDTILSQGALESTGQITDLAIEGDAFFAFSDGIGTYYSRNGSLQLDGGGRLVSPTNGYTIQGLMADPDGRIPSKAVPGDVRIPFGEKAPANATSEVGFSSNLNKDSAGLGTILHTGKFLALAEGDNLLTGLNDQNGNLLNIRDDDTLRIDINDGAGSYRFEVRVGDGSDEIETMADLADWLEESLQDGTDGPGIGGASVTINGEGQLEIDGLGGDTISSISIGNATRPTSDTYVKNLFNWTSITGDNNTSSGQAMTPATEDHDITDLFDAAGRDLGLEPGDELNIAGSIGSETINFDPVVYGTDFTTMGEFLDVIQKALNLPETVVGSDGTDVPTVELNRAADGDKRAPAGAIMIRGQAQESFALNGIAISARNSNQSETAPNPFNSNLSLTEVQSARDTAVHATSIEVYDESGQAHTMTTTFTHTGEPNKWLWEISMEGDQNIISGNKGTIEFGQDGSPSSWTFDDGVSRFQFDPMNGSANVSLDLKTGSPGNFEGITQFSSPTTTAAKEQDGYAMGILDQISISEDGSVDGTYTNGTNKTIAKILVAEFRNPSGLQRLGDSMYGVSSNSGEAVLQEAQKGSTSSIKPGALEMSNVELSTEFTNLITIQKGYQANSRVITKSDQLLDELINLVR
- a CDS encoding TIGR02530 family flagellar biosynthesis protein gives rise to the protein METPGVGSPRRIDPPQGQNIQSRITQYRDTGVTFGDLLKDKVTPQELKFSAHAENRIKSRNIPMNEEVQEKLNRAAQKVAEKGGKDALLLMKDSAFIVNVKNRTVVTAMDSAMMNEDVFTNIDSAAFAE
- a CDS encoding flagellar hook capping FlgD N-terminal domain-containing protein, whose translation is MTRVSESVNNMFTPKKDPYSVTAGIGESGLETKKVTGDRDSDTFVDPSDHGMGQDEFLFLLTEQMRHQDPLDPMDNREFVTQLAQFSQLESSTNMRESLQDMNKSFQSSLDIQNNTARSMNNASAVSLVGKEVRLLQDTMNWTGNTNQPYYVQMGSHDMVHVEIVDREDEVVDTIEVERGPEGNAGVFTWDGVTAQGDRVDFDQYKLRVRENKNSADELYCFVQDTVTGLRYTGDGAKLQVADREIGVSNILEVSPQGGDTETDSPGFSGLTMGQALNLVGKDVRTSVTPSYRPSPNNTEATYRVDLNGAPQANLVVRDSEGVVVQQQDVRESGEVTVPLFGDPDEEYTVSLEGSDEPFFYMDSTVTGVRTTPQGVQLSAGGRLVRLDDIIELSAKS
- a CDS encoding flagellar hook-length control protein FliK gives rise to the protein MALEKVKSMEEADVDAFWKLKSLNKRNTKNLDAPLLHNTESLEQARKFIQDRNAQEQFPTDKAHPFNQEATEELLLGEKHVPSPEETLSKETSSVQAGSEELDIHLEGLRKEGLSTQELSQIRSFITSEQATTPSLDDMQQMKTMAERIEEISVMTQLSDKMSDAPREGVHAITLKLKPDHLGEVQIRMQVDQDVVSARIQVESQQVRQIVESNFQLLRDALQDHNLSAGALDVNVGGFSHEEGGHKQNRRERTENELPQNEYDNSAETLSEIRGDSGRRFGTNSFEYIV